A genomic segment from Luteolibacter ambystomatis encodes:
- a CDS encoding class I SAM-dependent methyltransferase — translation MNPALEPLMLVFAGEDDLPVPTHALFLGAEPHEALKAWPEIVGWQPFKPLADAWETAGFKRVDTPEGKWPVVLVLPGKAKDETLALFATAYDLLEDGGTLVAAMPNTAGAARFEKELAKAAGHIASLSKNKCRAFHAVKDGRWNTATVAEWRELGAVRTIPDTTFLVQAGVFSSEHVDPGSRFLTTHLPRSLRGHVADLGAGWGYLSRWIDDHCTGVTRIDLHEADARALDLARKNLADTDIEVCFLWNDVAGGLHHIYDAIVMNPPFHSGQLTDVGLGKAFIHSSARALKRGGKLYLVANRQLPYEAELDAAGFAWRKAAEDATFKILIAEKRAS, via the coding sequence ATGAACCCCGCCCTTGAACCCCTGATGCTTGTCTTCGCCGGAGAGGATGACCTGCCGGTGCCGACGCATGCCTTGTTTCTTGGTGCGGAGCCGCATGAGGCGCTGAAGGCATGGCCGGAGATTGTCGGCTGGCAGCCGTTCAAACCTCTGGCGGATGCCTGGGAAACGGCGGGCTTCAAGCGCGTGGACACGCCGGAGGGCAAATGGCCGGTGGTGCTGGTGCTGCCCGGCAAAGCGAAAGACGAGACGCTCGCACTCTTCGCCACCGCCTACGATCTGCTGGAAGACGGCGGCACGCTGGTGGCGGCCATGCCGAATACCGCCGGTGCCGCCCGCTTTGAAAAAGAGCTGGCGAAGGCCGCGGGCCACATTGCCTCGCTCTCGAAAAACAAATGCCGCGCCTTCCACGCCGTGAAGGATGGCCGCTGGAACACCGCCACCGTGGCGGAGTGGCGTGAGCTCGGCGCGGTGCGGACGATTCCAGATACGACGTTCCTCGTACAAGCGGGCGTGTTCAGCTCCGAGCACGTCGATCCCGGTTCGCGGTTCCTCACCACCCATCTGCCCCGCAGCCTGCGCGGGCATGTGGCCGATCTCGGCGCGGGCTGGGGCTACCTCTCACGCTGGATCGACGACCATTGCACCGGCGTCACCCGCATCGACCTGCATGAGGCCGATGCCCGCGCGCTGGATCTGGCCCGGAAAAACCTCGCCGACACCGACATCGAGGTATGCTTCCTGTGGAATGACGTCGCGGGTGGTCTCCACCATATCTATGATGCGATCGTGATGAATCCGCCCTTCCACTCCGGCCAGCTCACGGACGTGGGCTTGGGCAAGGCGTTCATCCACTCCTCGGCCCGGGCCTTGAAACGCGGTGGAAAACTGTATCTGGTGGCGAACCGCCAGCTCCCCTACGAGGCGGAACTCGATGCCGCCGGGTTCGCCTGGCGGAAAGCCGCCGAGGATGCGACCTTCAAGATCCTCATCGCTGAAAAGCGCGCCTCCTGA
- a CDS encoding TraB/GumN family protein encodes MNSLLRITWLAITIALPGLARTEEPACPVKPMLWRIDGKDLAKPSFLFGTLHVGNKVVTTFHPATVRAFNCAGIVYTEVPMDPASQVAASAAVLRTDGKTLTEAIGKQLTRQIEEELRAIKPGLDVTPLQPLKTWTAATVIPVLRSQLTGGKALDALVWERATNAGKQTAAIEKPEDQLSIFDELSEGEQVILLSETLRQMEEGRKKGSDPVDVLIAAYISGDDAKLEAEVDRQLSDMEEGEHKELGERLLKRILHDRNITMSETMAGLLAAKPGQSHFFAAGTAHYLGKDSIVELLTAKGYRVTRITE; translated from the coding sequence ATGAACTCTCTCCTCCGCATCACTTGGCTCGCGATCACGATCGCGCTGCCGGGCCTTGCCCGCACGGAGGAGCCCGCCTGCCCGGTCAAGCCGATGCTGTGGCGGATCGACGGCAAGGATCTGGCGAAGCCGTCCTTCCTCTTCGGCACGCTGCATGTCGGCAACAAGGTGGTGACCACCTTCCATCCGGCCACGGTCCGCGCCTTCAACTGCGCCGGGATCGTTTACACGGAAGTGCCGATGGATCCCGCCTCGCAGGTGGCCGCGTCCGCCGCCGTGCTCCGCACCGATGGCAAGACGCTCACCGAGGCGATCGGCAAGCAGCTCACCCGCCAGATCGAGGAGGAACTGCGCGCCATCAAGCCCGGGCTCGATGTCACACCCCTCCAGCCGCTGAAGACCTGGACCGCCGCTACCGTGATCCCGGTGCTGCGTTCCCAGCTCACCGGAGGCAAGGCTCTGGATGCCTTGGTCTGGGAACGTGCCACGAATGCGGGCAAGCAGACCGCCGCCATCGAGAAGCCCGAAGACCAGCTCTCGATCTTCGATGAACTCAGCGAGGGCGAGCAGGTCATTCTGCTCTCCGAAACCCTGCGCCAGATGGAGGAAGGCCGGAAGAAAGGCTCCGATCCCGTCGATGTTCTCATCGCGGCATACATTTCCGGTGATGATGCCAAGCTCGAAGCCGAGGTGGACCGCCAGCTCTCCGACATGGAGGAAGGCGAGCACAAGGAACTCGGCGAGCGTCTGCTGAAGCGCATCCTCCACGATCGCAACATCACCATGTCCGAGACCATGGCCGGCCTTCTCGCCGCCAAGCCCGGGCAATCCCATTTCTTCGCCGCAGGCACGGCCCACTACCTCGGGAAGGACAGCATCGTCGAGCTGCTCACCGCGAAGGGCTACCGCGTTACCCGCATCACCGAATAA
- a CDS encoding O-acetyl-ADP-ribose deacetylase: MNAIQADITTLAVDAIVNAANSSLLGGSGVDGAIHRAAGPDLLHECRLLGGCKTGEAKITKGYRLSARHVIHTVGPVWNGGDRGEPEKLASCYRRSLEVVAEHGLKSIAFPGISTGIYRFPADLAARIAVETVRAFLTENHAVIDVIFCCFSERDLALYRDLLSR, translated from the coding sequence ATGAACGCCATCCAAGCCGACATCACCACGCTCGCGGTTGATGCCATTGTGAACGCCGCCAATTCCTCACTCCTCGGTGGTAGCGGGGTGGATGGGGCGATTCATCGCGCTGCGGGGCCGGATCTGCTTCACGAATGCCGGCTGCTCGGGGGCTGCAAGACCGGTGAGGCCAAGATCACCAAAGGTTACCGCCTGTCCGCGCGGCATGTCATCCACACCGTCGGCCCGGTGTGGAATGGAGGTGACAGGGGCGAGCCGGAAAAACTCGCGAGCTGCTACCGGCGTTCATTGGAGGTGGTTGCGGAACATGGCCTGAAGTCGATCGCCTTTCCGGGCATCAGCACCGGCATCTATCGTTTCCCGGCGGATCTGGCGGCGCGGATCGCGGTTGAAACCGTGCGCGCGTTTCTAACAGAAAATCACGCCGTGATCGACGTGATCTTCTGCTGTTTCTCGGAGCGGGATCTGGCGCTCTATCGGGACCTGTTGTCCCGATGA
- a CDS encoding DUF2059 domain-containing protein: MKLASLIVPLALLVSAPVRAEDKTPAEKLLELMNFDSTGLAAAKASFKPALEKFKGMGLPPEGIQEISDAADAFFKKGLGDPQLRKDLAKFYEQRFSAEELEELTRFYGSPLGQKSLQVFPEVKAEAGKYAQEYAKKNSADFQADLQRILTKYKKDLVPAAGKEKKEEKKEP; this comes from the coding sequence ATGAAGCTCGCTTCCTTGATCGTGCCCCTCGCGCTTTTGGTGTCCGCACCGGTTCGCGCCGAGGACAAGACACCGGCTGAAAAGCTGTTGGAATTGATGAATTTCGACTCCACGGGCTTGGCTGCGGCCAAGGCCTCGTTCAAACCCGCGCTCGAAAAATTCAAGGGCATGGGTTTGCCGCCCGAGGGGATCCAGGAGATCAGCGACGCGGCGGACGCCTTTTTCAAGAAGGGGCTCGGTGATCCCCAGCTGCGCAAAGATCTCGCGAAATTCTACGAGCAGCGGTTTTCGGCCGAGGAACTGGAGGAGCTGACACGGTTCTATGGCAGTCCCCTGGGCCAGAAATCCCTTCAGGTTTTCCCTGAAGTCAAAGCCGAGGCTGGCAAATACGCCCAGGAATACGCGAAGAAGAACTCAGCGGATTTCCAAGCAGACCTTCAAAGGATCCTCACCAAGTACAAGAAGGACTTGGTGCCTGCCGCCGGAAAGGAAAAGAAGGAAGAAAAGAAGGAACCGTGA
- a CDS encoding aspartate-semialdehyde dehydrogenase, whose amino-acid sequence MNAEPHVAIVGATGAVGEEMLLCLEQRNFPVGKLTLLASARSAGKRIPFRGQDIIVQELTHDSFAGVDIALFSAGGGISLEFGPSAAAAGAVVIDNSSAFRMDPGVPLVVPEINPEAAKNRPKGIIANPNCTTIISLMALAPLHEQFGLKSIIASSYQAVSGSGAQGIVELEEQVKAIATGGEFTPRVYPRQIAFNVIPQVDSFTENGYTKEELKMLNEGRKILGHDDLKVSCTCVRVPVYRSHSVSITAVFDKPITPEAARAAYAGKPGVHVVDDPANKLFPVPLDTTGKDDCLVGRIRQNLVLDNALDLWVVGDQVRKGAALNAVQIAEIL is encoded by the coding sequence ATGAATGCGGAACCCCACGTGGCCATCGTCGGCGCCACCGGCGCTGTCGGCGAAGAAATGTTGCTCTGTCTCGAACAGCGGAATTTCCCGGTCGGAAAACTGACCCTGCTCGCCTCCGCCCGTTCCGCTGGCAAACGCATTCCTTTCCGCGGCCAGGACATCATTGTCCAGGAGCTGACCCACGACTCCTTCGCCGGTGTGGACATCGCGCTGTTCAGCGCCGGTGGCGGCATCTCGCTGGAGTTCGGTCCCTCCGCCGCTGCGGCGGGTGCCGTGGTGATCGACAATTCCTCCGCCTTCCGCATGGACCCGGGCGTGCCGCTCGTCGTGCCGGAAATCAATCCCGAGGCCGCGAAGAACCGCCCGAAGGGCATCATCGCGAACCCGAACTGCACCACCATCATCTCGCTGATGGCGCTCGCGCCGCTGCACGAGCAGTTCGGCCTGAAGTCGATCATCGCCTCCAGCTACCAGGCCGTTTCCGGCTCGGGCGCGCAGGGCATCGTCGAGCTTGAGGAACAGGTGAAGGCCATCGCCACCGGCGGTGAGTTCACCCCGCGCGTCTATCCGCGCCAGATCGCCTTCAACGTGATCCCGCAGGTCGATTCCTTCACGGAGAACGGCTATACCAAGGAAGAGCTCAAGATGCTCAACGAGGGTCGCAAGATCCTCGGCCATGACGATCTGAAGGTTTCCTGCACCTGCGTGCGCGTGCCGGTCTATCGCTCGCACTCGGTGTCCATCACCGCCGTCTTCGACAAGCCGATCACCCCGGAGGCCGCGCGTGCCGCCTATGCGGGCAAGCCCGGCGTGCATGTCGTGGATGATCCGGCGAACAAGCTCTTCCCGGTGCCGCTCGACACCACCGGCAAGGACGACTGCCTCGTCGGCCGCATCCGCCAGAACCTCGTCCTCGACAACGCCCTCGACCTCTGGGTGGTCGGCGACCAGGTCCGCAAGGGTGCCGCTCTCAACGCCGTGCAGATCGCTGAAATCCTCTGA
- a CDS encoding NAD(P)H-binding protein has product MKVILFGASGMVGQGVLRECLLDPTVEAVLVVARSSLGQSHAKLSELVIPDVSDLTSVKEQLKGYDACFFPLGVSAGGMTEEAYRKLTYDLTLGAARTLAELNPGMTFIYVSGAGTDSTEHGRVMWARVKGATENALLRLPFQAVHLFRPGMIQPLHGIRSKTRLYDTLYRLTGFTIPLLRRMFPNHITTTEEVGRAMIEVARHGWPQPVLESRDIIAAGRK; this is encoded by the coding sequence ATGAAGGTGATTCTATTCGGTGCCTCCGGAATGGTGGGGCAGGGCGTGCTGCGCGAATGCCTCCTCGACCCGACAGTCGAGGCGGTACTCGTAGTCGCCCGCAGTTCGCTGGGGCAATCCCATGCGAAATTGAGCGAGCTGGTGATTCCAGACGTCTCCGATCTCACCTCGGTAAAGGAACAGCTCAAAGGCTATGACGCCTGCTTCTTCCCGCTGGGCGTCTCGGCCGGAGGCATGACCGAGGAGGCCTACCGCAAACTGACCTACGATCTCACTCTCGGAGCGGCACGGACGCTGGCGGAACTGAACCCCGGAATGACCTTCATCTACGTCTCGGGTGCCGGGACCGACAGCACCGAGCATGGCCGGGTGATGTGGGCGCGGGTCAAGGGCGCCACGGAGAACGCCCTGCTGCGGCTTCCCTTCCAAGCGGTCCATCTGTTCCGCCCGGGCATGATCCAGCCGCTGCACGGCATCCGCTCGAAAACCCGGCTCTACGATACGCTCTATCGCCTGACGGGCTTCACCATCCCGCTGCTCCGCCGGATGTTTCCCAACCACATCACCACCACGGAGGAGGTCGGACGAGCGATGATCGAGGTCGCGCGCCACGGTTGGCCGCAGCCGGTGCTGGAAAGCCGGGACATCATTGCCGCCGGGCGGAAGTGA
- a CDS encoding phospholipase D-like domain-containing protein: MRELILNEEIYPRVVEDLMPEARRFLWIVTADIKDLHVIRGKRSIPLLDVLADLVDKGVAVRLIHAKEPGPRFRADFDRHPALIGSDLFERVLCPRVHTKAVIADGKRAFIGSPNLTGAGMGAKHPDKRNFEAGFLTDEPADLRKLIQWVDELFIGDYCGRCRLRDRCPDPLDGD, translated from the coding sequence GTGCGCGAATTGATCCTCAACGAGGAGATCTACCCCCGGGTCGTGGAGGACCTGATGCCGGAGGCACGCCGGTTCCTGTGGATCGTCACGGCGGACATCAAGGACCTGCACGTCATTCGAGGAAAGCGTTCGATACCGCTGCTGGATGTGCTGGCGGATCTGGTGGACAAGGGTGTGGCGGTCCGGTTGATCCACGCGAAGGAGCCCGGGCCGCGGTTCCGCGCGGACTTCGACCGCCATCCCGCCTTGATCGGGAGCGATCTCTTCGAACGCGTGCTGTGCCCGCGGGTCCACACCAAAGCGGTGATCGCGGATGGAAAGCGTGCCTTCATCGGCTCGCCGAATCTCACCGGCGCGGGCATGGGCGCGAAGCACCCGGACAAGCGCAATTTCGAAGCAGGCTTCCTGACCGACGAACCGGCGGACCTGCGCAAGCTCATACAATGGGTGGACGAACTCTTCATCGGCGACTACTGCGGACGCTGCCGCCTGCGCGACCGCTGCCCCGATCCGCTGGACGGCGACTGA
- the lysS gene encoding lysine--tRNA ligase, translating into MSEAAPTPTHSTEAELIAVRREKLAKLRELGVDPFGSRFSTPNVLSRVRESFVEGQQIKVAGRLTAIRDMGKSVFFQLADIEGGIQGYIGLKNLTEDQVAIWKCLDRGDWIGIEGETFVTRTGEPTVKVESFTVLSKSLRPMPDKWHGVADRETIYRKRHLDLMANQDSADIFLKRFQIIAEIRNFFQARGFLEVETPMLQDVSGGAAARPFETHHNALGMPLTLRIAPELFLKRLLVGGFTKIFELNRNFRNEGISRRHNPEFTMLEAYWAFSDFEEMADLVEELTCHLAEKFCGGLEIEQKDPEGNVVRSINLARPWKRANYHDLIAAAAGDDFFTITAEQRRERCETLGVQISPDMADHEVIQQVFEKLVEEKTFDPCFVTRVSSELVPLAKLSPGGRTVEVYELIINGQEISPGYSELNDPDIQRERLEHQSGEETQKVDYDFIETLEHGMPPAGGIGIGIDRLVMMLTGAASIRDAILFPLLKRKD; encoded by the coding sequence ATGAGCGAAGCCGCCCCGACCCCAACGCACTCCACCGAAGCCGAACTGATCGCCGTCCGCCGCGAAAAGCTCGCGAAACTGCGTGAACTCGGTGTCGATCCTTTTGGATCGCGCTTTTCGACGCCCAATGTCTTGTCTCGGGTTAGGGAGTCCTTTGTGGAAGGTCAGCAAATTAAGGTCGCAGGGCGGCTGACTGCGATCCGCGATATGGGCAAGTCAGTATTCTTTCAACTTGCTGATATTGAGGGCGGTATACAGGGGTATATTGGTCTCAAAAATCTCACCGAAGACCAGGTTGCGATCTGGAAGTGCCTCGATCGTGGCGACTGGATCGGCATCGAGGGCGAGACCTTTGTCACCCGGACCGGTGAGCCGACCGTGAAGGTCGAGTCCTTCACCGTGCTTTCGAAGTCGCTGCGCCCGATGCCGGACAAGTGGCACGGCGTGGCCGACCGCGAGACGATCTACCGCAAGCGCCACCTCGACCTGATGGCGAACCAGGACAGCGCGGACATTTTCCTCAAGCGGTTCCAGATCATCGCCGAGATCCGCAATTTCTTCCAGGCCCGCGGCTTCCTCGAGGTCGAGACGCCGATGCTCCAGGACGTGTCGGGCGGCGCCGCCGCGCGCCCGTTCGAGACACATCACAATGCGCTCGGCATGCCGCTCACGCTGCGCATCGCACCGGAGCTGTTCTTGAAGCGCCTGCTTGTCGGCGGCTTCACCAAGATCTTCGAACTCAACCGCAATTTCCGCAACGAAGGCATCTCCCGCCGCCACAATCCGGAGTTCACCATGCTGGAGGCCTACTGGGCCTTCTCGGACTTCGAGGAGATGGCGGACTTGGTGGAGGAACTCACCTGCCACCTCGCGGAGAAGTTCTGCGGTGGTCTGGAGATCGAGCAGAAGGACCCGGAAGGCAATGTCGTGCGTTCCATCAACCTCGCCCGTCCTTGGAAGCGCGCGAACTACCACGACCTCATCGCCGCCGCCGCCGGTGACGACTTTTTCACCATCACCGCGGAACAGCGCCGCGAACGTTGCGAAACCCTCGGCGTGCAGATCTCGCCGGACATGGCGGATCACGAGGTCATCCAGCAGGTCTTCGAAAAGCTCGTTGAAGAAAAGACCTTCGATCCCTGCTTCGTCACCCGTGTCTCCAGCGAGCTTGTCCCGCTGGCGAAACTCAGCCCCGGCGGCCGCACCGTGGAGGTGTATGAACTCATCATCAACGGCCAGGAAATCTCCCCCGGCTATTCCGAGTTGAACGACCCGGACATCCAGCGTGAGCGCCTGGAGCACCAGTCCGGCGAGGAAACGCAGAAGGTGGACTACGATTTCATCGAGACCCTCGAGCACGGCATGCCGCCTGCGGGTGGTATCGGCATCGGCATCGACCGCCTTGTGATGATGCTCACCGGCGCCGCCTCCATCCGTGACGCGATCCTCTTCCCGCTGCTGAAGCGGAAGGATTGA
- the leuC gene encoding 3-isopropylmalate dehydratase large subunit produces MGKSLYQKVWDAHAVGTLADGRTQLFIGTHLIHEVTSPQAFGMLRDLGLTVKFPNRTFATVDHIVPTEHQDAPSDPLAAEMMDALQQNCEDFGVTYFDLKSGKQGIVHVVGPEQGITQPGTTIACGDSHTATHGAFGAIAFGIGTTQVRDVLATQTLAMEPLKVRRIEVNGGLRPGVYAKDVTLHIIRLLGAKGGIGYAYEYAGDVFDRMTLEERMTVCNMAIEGGARCGYVNPDETTFEYLKGRPYVPQGAEWDAAVERWKSFASDADAHYDDVLVINAGDIEPTVTWGISPDHGIAVSESIPDPALAANVLERQSISEALEYMKLPAGTPIKGVKIDVAFIGSCTNGRVSDFREVARYIKGHRVAEGVKAIAVPGSQIVAVLCEKEGIDQIFREAGFEWRAAGCSMCLAMNPDKLVGDQLCASSSNRNFKGRQGSPTGRTILMSPVMVAAAAIAGSVADAREVFGIALEEAVA; encoded by the coding sequence ATGGGCAAGAGTCTGTATCAGAAAGTTTGGGATGCCCACGCCGTGGGCACGTTGGCCGACGGTCGCACGCAGTTGTTCATCGGAACCCACCTTATTCACGAGGTCACTTCCCCGCAGGCCTTCGGGATGCTGCGCGATCTCGGGCTGACGGTGAAATTCCCGAACCGTACCTTCGCCACCGTGGACCACATCGTCCCGACCGAGCACCAGGACGCTCCGAGCGATCCGCTGGCGGCGGAGATGATGGATGCCCTCCAACAGAACTGCGAGGATTTCGGCGTCACCTATTTCGATCTCAAGTCCGGCAAGCAGGGCATCGTCCACGTGGTGGGACCGGAGCAGGGCATCACCCAGCCGGGCACCACGATCGCCTGCGGCGATTCCCACACCGCCACCCATGGTGCTTTCGGTGCGATCGCCTTCGGCATCGGCACCACCCAGGTGCGTGACGTGCTGGCCACCCAGACGCTGGCCATGGAGCCGCTCAAGGTGCGCCGCATCGAGGTGAATGGCGGGCTGCGCCCGGGCGTGTATGCCAAGGACGTGACCCTCCACATCATCCGCCTGCTGGGTGCGAAGGGCGGCATCGGTTACGCCTATGAATATGCCGGCGATGTGTTCGACCGCATGACGCTCGAGGAGCGCATGACCGTCTGCAACATGGCCATCGAGGGCGGCGCCCGCTGCGGCTACGTCAATCCGGATGAGACCACCTTCGAGTATCTCAAGGGCCGCCCGTATGTGCCGCAGGGCGCGGAATGGGATGCAGCCGTGGAGCGCTGGAAATCCTTCGCCTCTGATGCGGATGCCCATTACGACGACGTGCTGGTCATCAACGCCGGGGACATCGAGCCGACCGTCACCTGGGGCATCTCTCCGGACCACGGCATTGCCGTTTCCGAAAGCATCCCGGACCCCGCACTGGCCGCGAACGTGCTGGAGAGGCAGTCGATTTCCGAAGCTCTGGAATACATGAAGCTGCCTGCGGGCACCCCGATCAAGGGCGTGAAGATCGACGTCGCCTTCATCGGCTCCTGCACCAACGGCCGCGTCTCCGATTTCCGCGAGGTCGCCCGTTACATCAAGGGCCATCGCGTGGCCGAGGGCGTGAAGGCCATCGCCGTGCCGGGCTCGCAGATCGTGGCCGTTCTTTGTGAGAAGGAAGGCATCGACCAGATTTTCCGCGAGGCGGGCTTCGAATGGCGCGCCGCCGGTTGCTCGATGTGTCTGGCCATGAACCCGGACAAGCTCGTGGGCGACCAGCTCTGCGCCTCCTCCTCGAACCGCAATTTCAAAGGCCGCCAGGGCTCCCCGACCGGCCGCACCATCCTTATGTCTCCGGTCATGGTTGCCGCTGCGGCGATCGCCGGTTCGGTGGCGGACGCCCGCGAGGTGTTCGGCATCGCGCTGGAAGAGGCCGTGGCTTGA
- a CDS encoding pseudouridine synthase, giving the protein MKIVKLLANLGYGSRREVERFLKAGIVTDTDGHVLGERDFPPHDQIRFQGEPLDQVSPLTIIVNKPDGYTCSKEDPDVTVYDLLPPRFEHRNPTLSPVGRLDKDTTGMLLMTDDGPLLHRIIHPKYNLGKVYHVTLDRPLEGHEKELFASGNLTLRNEGKPLLPAELEVLGEKEALITLHEGRYHQVRRMFAAAGNHVVALKRISIGGLKLPEDLEEGDWRIVTQAELDVLFGRVPAQG; this is encoded by the coding sequence GTGAAAATCGTCAAACTCCTCGCCAACCTCGGCTACGGCTCGCGCCGCGAGGTCGAACGCTTCCTCAAGGCCGGAATCGTCACGGACACGGACGGCCATGTCCTCGGCGAACGCGATTTCCCGCCACATGACCAGATCCGCTTCCAGGGCGAGCCGCTCGATCAGGTGAGCCCGCTCACGATCATCGTCAACAAGCCGGACGGCTACACGTGCAGCAAGGAAGACCCGGACGTGACGGTGTATGACCTGCTGCCGCCGCGCTTCGAGCACCGCAACCCCACGCTCAGCCCGGTTGGCCGCCTCGACAAGGACACCACCGGCATGCTGCTGATGACGGACGACGGACCGCTGCTCCACCGTATCATTCATCCGAAGTACAATCTCGGGAAAGTCTACCACGTCACCCTTGATCGTCCCTTGGAGGGACATGAGAAGGAACTATTCGCCAGTGGCAACCTGACCCTCCGCAACGAGGGCAAGCCGCTGCTCCCCGCGGAGCTGGAGGTTCTCGGCGAGAAGGAAGCCCTGATCACTCTCCACGAAGGCCGCTACCACCAAGTCCGCCGGATGTTCGCCGCCGCCGGAAACCATGTGGTGGCGCTCAAGCGCATCTCCATCGGCGGTCTGAAGCTGCCGGAGGATCTGGAGGAAGGCGACTGGCGCATCGTCACCCAAGCGGAGCTGGATGTGCTGTTCGGACGGGTACCAGCCCAGGGTTGA
- the leuD gene encoding 3-isopropylmalate dehydratase small subunit encodes MALEKVTSVTGRAVFIPGADIDTDRIIPARFMKCVTFDGLGEFAFYDVRFDPNTGEKTDHPLNDERFRAATILLAGVNFGCGSSREHAPQSLSKYGFKAVIAESFAEIFFGNSTGLAMPCVVATAEDIAALSAAVNADPSVQVTIDLENLRVRSSAGQDFPVVMPDSAREALVSGRWDPIQELLDNEGRIAAKAAELPYV; translated from the coding sequence ATGGCACTTGAGAAAGTCACCTCCGTCACCGGCCGCGCCGTCTTCATTCCCGGTGCTGACATCGACACCGACCGCATCATCCCGGCGCGCTTCATGAAGTGCGTCACCTTCGACGGCCTCGGCGAGTTCGCGTTCTATGACGTGCGCTTCGATCCGAACACCGGCGAGAAGACCGATCACCCGCTCAATGACGAGCGCTTCCGTGCCGCCACCATCCTGCTCGCCGGCGTGAACTTCGGTTGCGGCTCCTCCCGCGAGCACGCGCCGCAGTCGCTCAGCAAGTACGGCTTCAAGGCCGTCATCGCCGAGTCCTTCGCGGAAATCTTCTTCGGCAACTCGACCGGCCTCGCCATGCCCTGCGTGGTCGCCACCGCCGAGGACATCGCCGCCCTCAGTGCCGCCGTGAATGCCGATCCGTCCGTGCAAGTGACCATCGATCTGGAAAACCTCCGCGTGCGCAGCAGCGCCGGGCAGGACTTCCCGGTCGTCATGCCGGACTCCGCCCGCGAGGCGCTTGTCTCCGGCCGCTGGGACCCGATCCAGGAACTGCTCGACAACGAAGGCAGGATCGCGGCCAAGGCTGCCGAGCTGCCGTACGTTTGA
- a CDS encoding CvfB family protein encodes MAMIGERADLKVVREQPFGIFLDGGDLGEILLPRREMPVKWSIGEPVDVFLYRDSEDRPVATLKEPKVKPGQFAYLEVLQITNVGAFLDWGLPKDLLVPFREQKDRLEIGKSYVVYCYVDEDTGRIVATRRLSRHLDQTRAPYREGDEVDLLLYGKTELGYKAIINGRHTGLLFANQVFRRLRAGERTKGYVALIRDDGKIDLSLDAPGRERISSLEAKILHELEGRGGWWELHDDTPAEEIHRALGVSKRAFKQATGALFRQRKIRIEPGGLRLL; translated from the coding sequence ATGGCGATGATCGGTGAGCGGGCGGATTTGAAGGTGGTGAGGGAGCAACCCTTCGGCATCTTCCTTGATGGCGGGGATCTCGGGGAGATCCTGCTGCCGCGCCGGGAGATGCCGGTGAAGTGGTCCATTGGTGAACCGGTGGATGTGTTCCTCTACCGGGACTCCGAGGATCGTCCGGTCGCCACGCTCAAGGAGCCGAAGGTGAAGCCGGGCCAGTTCGCGTATCTGGAAGTGCTTCAGATCACCAACGTCGGTGCCTTCCTCGACTGGGGCCTGCCGAAGGACCTTCTGGTCCCTTTCCGCGAGCAAAAGGACCGCCTGGAGATCGGAAAGTCCTACGTCGTCTATTGCTACGTGGACGAGGACACCGGCCGCATCGTGGCCACCCGCCGGCTTTCCCGCCACCTGGATCAGACCCGCGCTCCTTACCGGGAAGGCGATGAGGTGGACCTGCTGCTCTATGGGAAGACCGAGCTTGGCTACAAGGCGATCATCAACGGCCGCCACACCGGTCTCTTGTTCGCCAACCAGGTGTTCCGCCGTCTCCGCGCCGGTGAGCGGACCAAGGGCTACGTCGCTTTGATCCGGGACGATGGGAAAATCGATCTCTCCCTCGATGCTCCGGGCCGCGAGCGTATTTCGTCGTTGGAAGCGAAGATCCTCCACGAACTCGAAGGCCGTGGTGGCTGGTGGGAGCTTCACGATGATACCCCGGCGGAAGAAATCCACCGTGCCCTCGGCGTGAGCAAGCGCGCCTTCAAGCAAGCCACCGGCGCACTCTTCCGCCAGCGGAAGATCCGAATCGAGCCGGGTGGGCTGAGGCTGTTGTGA